A region from the Hydra vulgaris chromosome 08, alternate assembly HydraT2T_AEP genome encodes:
- the LOC136083008 gene encoding tigger transposable element-derived protein 4-like, with translation MFVIGKAKNPRCFKHIKQLPCTYKNQLKSWMTGDLFTEWVMKLDSFFRAQDRKVALLVDNCSAHPHIEGLSNINLIFFPPNTTSVLQPMDQGIIRSLKAHYRHKIVRLCIKAVDNNEPMPKISILQAMKDLVSSWNAVSKETVINCFKKAGISKTNKSIEEADDDHSFKFLTEELNRLRELDPRAVQEDLSAESYIDLDCDVVTTGSLATYAEIIAQILDPNFENDDSEVEDSVDEAIDVEAPPRPSDIQLEIAFETIQNASLYSSKYGNEIQSLALKLEDLMKMEKMDNLKQYQITDFFQKL, from the coding sequence ATGTTTGTTATTGGAAAAGCTAAAAACCCACGTTGTTTTAAGCACATTAAACAACTTCCTTGCACATataaaaatcagctaaaaagTTGGATGACCGGAGACCTTTTTACAGAATGGGTAATGAAACTTGACTCATTTTTTCGTGCTCAAGACAGGAAAGTAGCACTCCTGGTGGATAACTGTTCTGCCCACCCACACATTGAAGGGCTAAGCAACATCAACCTAATATTTTTCCCCCCTAACACCACCTCTGTCCTTCAGCCCATGGATCAAGGCATAATACGAAGTCTTAAAGCTCATTATCGTCACAAAATTGTGCGTTTGTGTATCAAGGCTGTCGATAATAACGAACCCATGCCAAAAATTTCTATACTTCAAGCAATGAAAGATCTTGTTTCTTCGTGGAATGCTGTGTCGAAGGAGACTGTCatcaactgctttaaaaaagctggtatcagcaaaacaaacaaGAGTATTGAAGAAGCTGATGATGatcattcttttaaatttttgacagaAGAACTTAACCGTTTGCGAGAGTTAGATCCTCGTGCCGTCCAAGAAGATCTCTCAGCGGAATCTTACATTGATTTAGATTGCGATGTAGTAACCACCGGTTCACTTGCTACTTATGCTGAAATCATTGCTCAGATTTTAGACCCTAATTTTGAAAACGACGATAGTGAAGTTGAAGATAGCGTTGACGAAGCTATTGACGTCGAAGCCCCGCCACGCCCATCTGATATTCAATTAGAAATTGCTTTTGAAACAATTCAAAATGCTTCGCTATATAGCTCAAAATACGGAAATGAAATACAATCCCTAGCACTAAAACTTGAGGATTTAATGAAGATGGAAAAGATGgataatttaaagcaatatcagataacagattttttccaaaagttgtag